A single region of the Acidithiobacillus acidisediminis genome encodes:
- the trbB gene encoding P-type conjugative transfer ATPase TrbB → MTLHSIDKAKVEAHARLIEQMRRILGETICAVFDDPSAVEIMLNDDGRILVERHGHGITELTRMSPAKALNFLALMASWRETVVDRNRAIVEGAMPDEFRRARFAGCIPPLTPMPTFSIRLPTTRIFTLEDYVHAGILAPDQRDYLTEALDTRKNILVSGGTGSGKTTLLNALSHRVAQVSGLDQRVVIIEDTREIVCKAPNTVQMLTDPDANIDMTRLLKLTLRYRPDRIFVGEVRDGAALALLKAWNTGHPGGLATLHANDPEAALIRLDQLCQEAGVPSQSALIREAVDVVVQIRRESAHPAGRVVSDIVCFDQ, encoded by the coding sequence ATGACGCTGCATTCCATCGACAAGGCCAAGGTCGAGGCCCATGCCCGGTTGATCGAGCAGATGCGCCGGATTCTGGGAGAGACTATCTGCGCGGTTTTCGATGACCCATCCGCCGTTGAAATCATGCTAAACGACGACGGAAGAATCCTCGTGGAGCGGCATGGACACGGGATCACCGAACTGACCCGCATGAGTCCGGCCAAGGCGCTCAACTTCCTGGCCCTCATGGCGTCCTGGCGGGAAACGGTGGTGGACCGGAACCGGGCCATCGTTGAGGGGGCGATGCCCGACGAGTTTCGCCGGGCCCGCTTCGCAGGCTGTATCCCGCCTCTGACGCCCATGCCGACGTTCTCTATCCGCCTGCCCACCACCAGGATCTTCACCCTGGAGGACTATGTGCATGCCGGCATTCTGGCCCCGGATCAGCGGGATTATCTGACCGAAGCCCTGGACACGCGCAAGAACATTTTGGTGAGCGGTGGGACCGGTTCGGGCAAGACCACCCTGCTCAACGCTCTGTCGCATCGGGTCGCCCAGGTCTCCGGGCTCGATCAGCGTGTCGTCATCATCGAGGACACGCGGGAGATAGTCTGCAAGGCACCCAACACCGTCCAGATGCTGACGGACCCGGATGCCAATATCGACATGACCCGGCTCCTGAAGCTGACTTTGCGCTACCGTCCGGACCGCATCTTTGTGGGTGAAGTGCGCGACGGCGCCGCTTTGGCGCTGCTCAAGGCCTGGAACACCGGTCACCCCGGGGGACTGGCCACCCTGCACGCGAATGACCCGGAAGCCGCACTGATCCGTCTGGACCAGCTTTGCCAGGAGGCGGGGGTGCCGTCCCAGAGCGCCTTGATCCGGGAAGCCGTGGAC
- a CDS encoding phospholipase D-like domain-containing protein — translation MRYCWIIQGQTEARSRCPPREEVAFLEQHGVQVRLTKKRPIYMHAEADISSRYAFVGSENYSTSSLEGNREMGLILTNPTDVSRLPAQFAQDRKVAGTA, via the coding sequence ATGCGCTACTGTTGGATTATTCAGGGACAAACGGAAGCGCGCAGCAGGTGCCCGCCCAGAGAAGAGGTGGCTTTCCTGGAGCAGCACGGAGTCCAGGTGCGCCTGACGAAGAAACGTCCTATATACATGCATGCCGAGGCGGATATTTCGAGCCGCTACGCATTTGTGGGCAGCGAGAACTACAGTACGTCTTCACTTGAGGGGAACCGCGAGATGGGCTTGATTCTGACCAACCCAACGGATGTTTCCAGATTGCCGGCGCAATTTGCACAGGATCGCAAGGTGGCGGGGACGGCATGA
- a CDS encoding IS5 family transposase → MRGAKVETQGLFSYVSPEQRVPQDHPLRAIRAIVDRSLAEMDSHFSTMYSTYGRPSIPPEFLLRALLLQVFYSIRSERQLMEQLNYNLLFRWFVGLGMDDDVWVPTVFTKNRDRLLDHGTVREFFRSVLEQARGQNLLSEEHFSVDGTLLEAWASQKSFRPKDPEDREGDGSDFRGQSRSNETHASVTDPDARLYKKAPGEASRLAYLGHVLMDNRHGLIAGEQVTTADGTAEVDAAVQLVDDLGGNQRITLGADKGYDRHGFVQNLRDRNVTPHVARKRKGSAIDARTTRHRGYAMSIHVRRRIESIFGWMKTVGGMRKTRFRGLERVGLHFSLVTVAYNLVRMVRLGVA, encoded by the coding sequence ATGCGTGGAGCGAAGGTAGAGACCCAAGGGTTGTTCAGCTACGTTTCCCCGGAGCAACGGGTGCCCCAGGACCATCCGCTGAGAGCGATCCGAGCTATCGTGGATCGCTCCCTGGCGGAGATGGATAGCCACTTCAGCACGATGTACTCGACCTACGGTCGCCCCTCCATTCCCCCGGAGTTTCTCCTGCGGGCGCTACTGCTGCAGGTGTTTTACAGCATCCGCTCGGAACGGCAGCTGATGGAGCAACTCAACTACAACCTGCTGTTCCGTTGGTTTGTCGGTTTGGGAATGGACGACGACGTCTGGGTGCCCACGGTCTTTACTAAGAATCGCGATCGGTTGCTGGATCATGGGACGGTACGGGAATTCTTCCGATCCGTACTGGAACAGGCCCGCGGCCAGAATCTGCTTTCCGAAGAGCATTTCTCCGTCGATGGCACCCTGCTGGAAGCTTGGGCTTCGCAGAAGTCCTTCCGGCCGAAAGATCCCGAGGACCGTGAGGGCGATGGTTCCGATTTCCGCGGCCAGTCGCGCAGTAACGAGACTCACGCCTCGGTGACCGACCCCGATGCCCGGCTCTACAAAAAGGCGCCCGGCGAAGCTTCCCGCTTGGCCTATCTTGGGCATGTGCTCATGGATAATCGGCATGGATTGATTGCCGGAGAGCAGGTCACCACCGCCGACGGTACGGCGGAAGTCGACGCCGCCGTCCAACTCGTGGACGATCTGGGCGGGAACCAGCGCATCACCCTCGGTGCCGACAAGGGCTATGACCGCCACGGCTTCGTCCAGAATCTCCGGGATCGGAATGTGACCCCTCATGTAGCCCGCAAGCGAAAAGGCTCGGCCATCGATGCCCGGACTACTCGCCACCGGGGCTATGCCATGAGCATCCACGTCCGGCGGCGGATAGAATCCATCTTCGGCTGGATGAAGACTGTGGGAGGGATGCGGAAAACCCGATTCCGTGGTTTGGAACGGGTCGGTCTGCACTTTTCCTTGGTCACCGTCGCCTACAACCTGGTCCGCATGGTGCGGTTGGGGGTGGCCTGA
- a CDS encoding thioredoxin family protein, with product MAINVEVFSSPGCGKCAQAVQVLRAVAEEFGPDKVQWRQVNILEELNHAVEVGVLTSPAIAVEGKLVFAGLPSVRDLRNYLNSILSGGESHDRIASAD from the coding sequence ATGGCGATCAACGTCGAAGTATTTTCTTCACCCGGCTGTGGCAAGTGCGCCCAAGCGGTTCAGGTTCTGCGCGCCGTAGCTGAAGAATTTGGACCAGATAAGGTACAGTGGAGACAGGTAAATATCTTGGAGGAACTGAACCACGCGGTAGAAGTTGGTGTCCTGACCAGTCCAGCCATCGCGGTGGAAGGCAAGTTGGTGTTCGCAGGTCTCCCAAGCGTGCGGGACTTGCGCAACTATCTAAATAGCATTCTATCAGGAGGAGAATCCCATGATCGTATTGCTTCTGCTGACTAG
- a CDS encoding cytochrome c biogenesis CcdA family protein, with translation MIVLLLLTSAALGLLSFFEPCTIATHTVFAARSHAQHGRGVLTLWITRSIFLAAILAVAAQLIPSPHWGPYLPSIVLAAIALPFIISRFMYLPVPHFTFYKLIPGGARWPQPFQLAWTLPACALPLFGIVGGVAVTLHHPLWAAIAGAIYASAFTLPVITAAWLGTGPRLLGFLDRTAPAAPVVTAVGLILVALLLLSPHVSTVVDSSMVPDVLRHPSFAALALGFGVGFLFSFEPLALASLGMGITFVTRGQSRSSSLWLTGAFLLGMILTQAFLGGAAAEGGHWVHGIMGRQWGVVLGPVAILLGLLWAGLIKIRLSWFSMRAMKVEGPLGAFMLGIPFAVAVCPFCTPALLVMLTASASVHSLPFGVALLSAFAVGRSLPVLTGATGLAWLERFPGMEQSLPALKVMGGVVMIAMGLYLLNGYFYWLPSLAAG, from the coding sequence ATGATCGTATTGCTTCTGCTGACTAGCGCTGCGTTGGGTCTGCTTTCCTTCTTCGAGCCCTGCACCATCGCGACCCATACAGTCTTTGCAGCGCGCAGCCATGCACAGCATGGTCGTGGTGTGCTAACACTATGGATCACCCGCAGTATTTTCCTGGCTGCCATCCTCGCCGTCGCAGCTCAGCTGATTCCTTCGCCGCATTGGGGGCCATACCTGCCCTCTATTGTTCTAGCAGCAATAGCTCTCCCATTCATCATCTCACGTTTCATGTATCTGCCGGTGCCACACTTCACTTTCTATAAACTCATTCCCGGAGGAGCGAGATGGCCACAGCCGTTCCAGCTGGCGTGGACTTTGCCAGCCTGTGCCCTTCCGCTCTTCGGAATCGTAGGAGGAGTCGCGGTTACGCTCCACCACCCCCTATGGGCAGCCATTGCAGGGGCGATTTACGCCTCGGCTTTCACCCTGCCGGTGATAACAGCCGCGTGGCTAGGAACTGGACCACGTCTACTAGGATTCCTGGATCGCACAGCCCCGGCTGCACCCGTCGTGACCGCTGTCGGGCTTATCCTCGTGGCGTTGCTTCTTCTCTCCCCGCATGTAAGTACTGTCGTTGATTCGAGCATGGTCCCCGATGTCCTGCGGCATCCCTCATTTGCAGCCCTTGCCTTGGGGTTCGGCGTCGGCTTTCTCTTCAGTTTTGAGCCACTGGCGCTTGCTTCCTTGGGTATGGGGATCACTTTTGTGACGCGAGGACAAAGTCGTTCTTCGAGCTTGTGGTTGACCGGGGCGTTTCTATTGGGAATGATCCTGACTCAAGCATTTTTGGGAGGCGCCGCCGCGGAAGGTGGTCATTGGGTACATGGGATCATGGGCCGTCAATGGGGAGTAGTCTTGGGACCCGTGGCTATCCTCCTGGGCCTATTGTGGGCTGGTTTGATCAAGATTCGATTATCTTGGTTCTCGATGCGCGCAATGAAAGTTGAGGGTCCGCTGGGCGCCTTTATGCTCGGTATTCCCTTCGCGGTTGCCGTGTGTCCATTTTGCACGCCAGCTTTGCTAGTTATGCTGACTGCTAGCGCCAGCGTGCATTCGTTACCGTTCGGAGTCGCCCTCCTCTCTGCTTTTGCCGTAGGTCGTAGTCTACCAGTGCTCACAGGAGCAACCGGTCTTGCGTGGCTGGAACGCTTCCCCGGAATGGAACAAAGTCTACCAGCTTTGAAGGTTATGGGGGGAGTGGTGATGATCGCCATGGGGCTGTATCTACTCAATGGCTACTTTTACTGGCTTCCTAGTTTGGCTGCAGGATAA
- a CDS encoding MerR family DNA-binding transcriptional regulator — protein MGYRIGVLAKDVGVLPDTIRYYEKLGLRKL, from the coding sequence ATGGGTTACCGTATCGGTGTTCTGGCTAAGGATGTCGGTGTGCTACCTGACACGATTCGCTATTACGAAAAACTTGGTTTAAGGAAGCTCTGA